From the genome of Candidatus Poribacteria bacterium:
TTTAGAATCGGTTCGGAGGAAAGGATTCTAAAACCCGGGGAAGCATTTATTGTTCCGCCAAATGTGGTGCATTCAGGCGTTGTTGCAAAGGGGCCCGCACGTGTCCTCGATATCTTCACCCCGCCACGGGAGGACTATATCGACAAGTATAATAAGCATACAAGCACCTCCACCCAGACCAAATGGAAGTAGGGAGGGATACGCATGAAGTGGTTGTTCATCTTGTGGAGGCACAGCTGCAGAAAGCGCAGAGTTTGAGGGGAAGTTAAGAACTGCTGGAGAAACAGCCTTCCTCGATTATTGACAGTAGAAACAATGCAACACATATCTGTGGGAGAGACATCCTTGCCTCGATTGTTGACAGAAAGAACTCCATCTCACTCAAAGGAGAAACCTTGAACCGTTTTCCAAGTCGAGGAAGCCATTACTTACGAAAAGGACGACAATCAATACCGGGGGCATATTATTTCCTAACTACTTCCACCTTTGATCGAAGACCGATACTCGCCAACTTTGAAGTTGCACGGATCATTTTTCAAACCTTTGAATGGCTAGAAACTCAAGATCGCATCAGATGGATATGTATCATGGTCATGCCGGACCACATCCACGCAGTTATTCAACCGGGTCGAGATCAAACCTTACCAAGAGTCATGCATTCTCTCAAGACCTTTACGGCAAGGCAGATTAACAAACAACGTGGTGAACGCAGGACAGTATGGCAGGAAAGATATTATGACCACGGCATACGGAAGGGCAGAAATGATACGCTACTACTATGAGAATCCTGTTCGACAAGGTCTAGTCAAACAAGCAAGGGATTATCCTTATTGGCGATGTA
Proteins encoded in this window:
- a CDS encoding cupin domain-containing protein; this encodes MPFIAAEELPKMELFPGALSGIVAGESLMLSFLEMAEGSEVPEHSHPHEQAGLVLSGELQFRIGSEERILKPGEAFIVPPNVVHSGVVAKGPARVLDIFTPPREDYIDKYNKHTSTSTQTKWK
- a CDS encoding transposase, translating into MNRFPSRGSHYLRKGRQSIPGAYYFLTTSTFDRRPILANFEVARIIFQTFEWLETQDRIRWICIMVMPDHIHAVIQPGRDQTLPRVMHSLKTFTARQINKQRGERRTVWQERYYDHGIRKGRNDTLLL